TTTGGATCAGATAGGTCGAGTTTTTGAGTCAGACCACGTAGTTTAGCGGTTCTTGCCTGTTTTCAGCAAGGTTAGGAAGCGAACCGGAATTGCCTGTTCCTCCTTCACTGGACAGTTGGTCGAGTTGACCCCCGTTGGCCCGTCCGAAAGTTTTTTTTCGCGGCCATTGTCACTGAACGCACCCCTCTGCACGGTGGATTGCGATGGCCGGTTGAGCAGCTTCTTCTGACCGGGATTGCCTAAAAGCTGGCCCAATCAACGCAAATCAATCGCGGCAGCGACATTTGGTCGCGTCTTGCGATTCAGCTTTGCCGCCAAACTTCACGGTTGGCTTCGAATGGTTTCATCAAAACCTAATTCGAGCTGCGTGTCGCGATCGTCGAACCCTAGTTCCCGATGCATCAGCGACGGCTGAATGTCGTTGCTGTTTTGATATTTTTCGCTGGCTTCTTCCGGGCTGTCTCCGCTGACTTCCCAGTACGTGATCTGGCAGATTTGAATGTGAGGGTAGATCCGGACGGGTTGGACGCAATGCAGTTCCAATGTCCAGGTCCCGCGGTATCCGGCGTGGCCTAGGCTTCCACCTGGATTCAGAAACAGCCCCAATCGTCCAAGCGACGAACGACCTTGAATGATTGGGACCAGGCCATGCGTTTCGGTGTGTTCCGCGGTTCTGCCTAAATAAAGTGTGCCGGGTTGCAGGGTCAGGCCTTCCTCGGGAATGGTCAGGCGTCGATATCGGTTCGGCGACGCGGCGTCCAAGACGACTTCTTCGTAGACCAACAACTCGTTGTGAAGCGTGAGGTTGTAGCTGTTAGGTGACAACCGCGACGGATCAAACGGATCAATCAAAATGTCGTTGCCCTGCCGCTGTTGGATGTCTTGACCGGAAAGGATCATGATCTGTGTTTCCTTCACGGAACGTGTCGAGGTGCGGAATGGGCCGAGAATCAGGCGATCAACTCGAACGAAGTGGTTCCCCGGGAACGCTGTGACGGCGATCGGGGGGAGGTGCGAGGGTTGCGTTGGAATAAGCGGTTTGTTGAGTGGGCCGCTTCTGGCAATTTAACCACATCCGGCTTGCGGTTGATCCCCGTGAACTCGCATTGGGGTATATTTCTGGAAAGCCGAATGTTCATCGCGAGCAACAACCGATTTGCTCCGTAGAACCGGTTTGAACCGCACAAATTGTCTGACAGGCGTTTTTGCCTCCAACTATGAATCCGCTTTTCAACTGAAACGAGCGACCTCATGAGCAACATGAATCCTTACTCCTCCGGAGTTGACGGTGTCACTTATGGCAACGCAGCGATCTACGCTGACGAAACGGACCGTCTAGCGTTCATTCGCCGAACCTACACGCACCTGTCCGGAGCCGTCTTCGCGTTCCTGGCCCTGGAAGTCGTGCTGTTCACGATGGTGCCCGCGGCGACGATGGACGCTTTGGTCCAGCGGATGATGGGTGGCTACGGGTGGCTTCTGGTTCTCGGTGCCTTCATGGCCGTGAGCTGGATGGCTCGATCGTGGGCCAGCAGTGGACAATCTCGCGGCCTGCAGTATGCGGGGCTGGGGCTGTATGTCGTTGCCGAAGCGGTGATCATGCTGCCGATGATGTACCTCGCCATTCGGGTGATGGGGCAACCGCAGATTCCAATCTTGGCCGGGATCATCACGACGCTTACGTTTGCGGGATTGACCGGATTTGTGATGTTCACGCGAGTCGATTTGGCATCGTGGGGCACGTATCTGTTCGTGGGCGGTTTGATCGCGATGGGGATCGTCGTTTGCGGCGTGTTGTTTGGATTCTCGCTGGGATTGTTCTTCAGCGCGGCGATGGTGGCCTTGGCATGTGGCTATATCTTGTATGACACCTCCAACGTCTTGCATCACTACGACACGCGTCAGCACGTCGCCGCTTCTTTGGCGTTGTTCGCTTCCGTCGCGTTGCTGTTCTACTACGTGCTGCGAATCCTGATTGCCTTCTCCAGCAACGACTGATTCATGAGTTTCGATTCGATCACAGGAGTGACCAGTCTGCCGGATGATTTCGACGGACTGGTCCGGTTGTTTCCGCTTCCGGGAATGGTCTTGTTCCCTCACGCGATGCAACCCTTGCACGTGTTCGAACCTCGCTACGTCGACATGTTGCAAGAAGCATTGTCGACCGATCATCTGATCACGATGGCGACGCTGACCAATCAGCAGGGAAACGTCGCCATCGATGAAGTGACGAAGCTGAAGGTGCCGCTGAACATGTTGCCGCCCATCTCGCCAACCGTCTGTGTTGGCAAGATCATCTCGCACGCGGAACTAGAAGGCGATCGTCACAACATTCTGATCGTTGGGACTCGCCGCGCAACGGTGCGGCACGAACTGGAAACCGGGCGATCGTTCCGAACCGCTCGCGTCGATTTGATTGACGACTTTTACTTGCCTGCGGGAACGAAGAAGCGAGCGGATCTGAAGAAACGCCTGCTTGAGGCGTTCGGGAAGATCATTCCTGTCAGCGAAGGATCTCAGAAGTCCTTGCACGATCTAATGGCGGGGCAGATGGGAGTCGGTCCGATCACCGACATCATCGCTTACACGTTGCCGTTTGATCCGGAAGACAAGATCAGATTGCTGGCGATGTCGGACGTCGACGAACGAGCCGAGGCTTTGATTCGTCTGATCCAAAAAGGTGGCTTGGATTTGCAATCGGTCAGTGTGGAAGAAGGCAACGTTGATCTGGCTGAATCGTCGCGTTCACGGAAAGACTTTCCGCCTCCGTTCAGCGTGAACTGATCCATCAGATTGCACGCCACTCAATTGCAGCGGGCATTCATTGCCGAGTACGCATGAAAAAACCCGTCTGCTGAGACCAAGGTAACCATCTCAGCAAACGGGCGATGCTCGCGTTCTAGAAAGTGATCGCGAGTGGGGTGGCTGACCCTGGCGTCAGCCCGCCGACTTTCGTCAAGGGTTTCCACCCCGTTGGCTAGTACAGCAATAATCCACTTGATCACCTCCTTTGAAAATTTGGTTCGACGCCACTTGCCCAGGTGCCAACCAGAACAGACAAGCGAACGTGCGGAAGTTTCGTTGCGACGCGGAATCGCAACCCGTTGACGACATGATCGTCGGTAGTCAAGACGCATGCAACTGAAATCAGGTTCGCGGCCGCGAAACGAAAACCGAGTGGAATTCTGAGCCCATGACTTCGAAGCCCCAAAAATCTTCCGATTGGACCGCCAGAGAATCGGAATCCGATCCGATGCGAGCCGCGTTTGTTCGCACGATCGAGAACCTGCGTCCGGGCGAAGTGGTCAGCTATGGTGACGTCGCCGCGCGAGCCGGCTACCCACGTCGGCACCGAGCGGTGGGGCAATTGCTCGGTGCATCGTTCGATGCGTTGCCCTGGTGGCGTGTGGTCTACAACGATGGGCGATTGCCGCCAGTGAACCCTTCGCTGCAAGAGCAACGACTGCTCGAGGAAGGCGTGGCGATGAAACGCATGCGAGTCGTGGAATCACCTCTGGGAAGGTTTGCATCCTCGTCGAAATGAGATGGATGCATCGGCCGCAAACGCGTGAGGCTGACTTCATTTGAATCGCTCGCACGCATTGGATTTCAATCAGCCGACTGCGTCGCGAGCAGGTGTTGCAGGGCTTTCGCGTTTTGCGGAGCCAGCATCTCGACGGTTCGCAATGATTGCTTGGCGTCCGATGGATTGCCTGCCACCAAATTCGCTAGCGCAGCCAGGGACGCGACCGCCTCGCTGCGCCGCAGTGTGTTGATGGACGACAAGTCGGCTCGGCAGCGTCGACATTGGTCCGAGACAACCTGTTTGGCACGGCAAACGGGGCAGGTCAATGACAACGGGGTTGG
Above is a window of Rhodopirellula bahusiensis DNA encoding:
- a CDS encoding LON peptidase substrate-binding domain-containing protein, which encodes MSFDSITGVTSLPDDFDGLVRLFPLPGMVLFPHAMQPLHVFEPRYVDMLQEALSTDHLITMATLTNQQGNVAIDEVTKLKVPLNMLPPISPTVCVGKIISHAELEGDRHNILIVGTRRATVRHELETGRSFRTARVDLIDDFYLPAGTKKRADLKKRLLEAFGKIIPVSEGSQKSLHDLMAGQMGVGPITDIIAYTLPFDPEDKIRLLAMSDVDERAEALIRLIQKGGLDLQSVSVEEGNVDLAESSRSRKDFPPPFSVN
- a CDS encoding dCTP deaminase; its protein translation is MKETQIMILSGQDIQQRQGNDILIDPFDPSRLSPNSYNLTLHNELLVYEEVVLDAASPNRYRRLTIPEEGLTLQPGTLYLGRTAEHTETHGLVPIIQGRSSLGRLGLFLNPGGSLGHAGYRGTWTLELHCVQPVRIYPHIQICQITYWEVSGDSPEEASEKYQNSNDIQPSLMHRELGFDDRDTQLELGFDETIRSQP
- a CDS encoding Bax inhibitor-1/YccA family protein, producing MSNMNPYSSGVDGVTYGNAAIYADETDRLAFIRRTYTHLSGAVFAFLALEVVLFTMVPAATMDALVQRMMGGYGWLLVLGAFMAVSWMARSWASSGQSRGLQYAGLGLYVVAEAVIMLPMMYLAIRVMGQPQIPILAGIITTLTFAGLTGFVMFTRVDLASWGTYLFVGGLIAMGIVVCGVLFGFSLGLFFSAAMVALACGYILYDTSNVLHHYDTRQHVAASLALFASVALLFYYVLRILIAFSSND
- a CDS encoding MGMT family protein; translated protein: MTSKPQKSSDWTARESESDPMRAAFVRTIENLRPGEVVSYGDVAARAGYPRRHRAVGQLLGASFDALPWWRVVYNDGRLPPVNPSLQEQRLLEEGVAMKRMRVVESPLGRFASSSK